The region TTGGCGGAGCAGTTCAATCTGGTGCAGCTCCATGGCGGTCTGGCTGTTCCTGATCAGGTTAAGAAGAATTTCCCATGTTTTATATCTGTCAACAAGGATTTCTTCGTCCCTGTCCATCCATTTCTTAAAATCAAAGTTGAGGTCCAGCCTTTTGCGGGAATGCTGTTTATCGTTTTCAATGCTATCTGTAAGTTTTACCGCCAGTTCGTCAAGTCCTATAAGCTGCGGCTTAAAGGAAAGTCGCTTTTCCAGATCGCGCAGATGCTCGACAATGCTCTCCTCAAAAGGGGTCACAATCTGATGGTATAATTCACGCTCTTTAACTTTGGGCAGGTCGTTGACTATGGTGTGAATCTGGGATTTCCATGAATTCTGGAGCACCATAAGCTCATCTTTTACCATGTTGGCCTGCGTTATCATGTCGTCGGTAAGTTTTTCCGTGGCGACCATGAGCTCTAGTTGCCTGCGTTTCTGGCGCTCATCGCGGATGGATTTTTCTCTTTCAAGTTTTTCCCTGTCCGCAGGTGATTTTCTTTTCGTCATGATGAACATAAAGATAATGGCCACCACATAAAGGGTCATAAAAGAGCGGCTCAGGAATAGTTTGGAAGAAAAGTTCCCGGTCATGTACAGCAGGCGCGAAAAGATAAAGGCAAAGAATATATTAAAAAAGCCAACATAAGTCATAGTCTCCCGGCCACCGAGCCTCCATGAAAAATACAGGCTGGAGACAACAAGGAAAATGCAGAAAATATAGTGTCTGGCAACGCTTTCGGCCATGAAGTCGAAAAGAACATAAGCCAGTATATAAAATGTCGCGAGCAACGGAAGCCGCCAGCTTACAGCCTTCAGGCGTGAATTGTTTCCTGATCCGCTATAGCCGGCCAGGTAATCCAGAAATTTTTTATATATTTTTTTCATATGATTTTGCATTGGGATTGGTTGTTGTACTTTCGGCCTGTTGTGCCGTAATCCAGAGGGATGGGCAAGGGCTGTTTTGGGTTAGGGCTTGACTTTTATACGCTCTGCTTTAACACAACACTTTTGGAAAGTGTGATTGAATAAGTTCCAAACGGGTTTAAGCTGTTTCAAAAATTTCTTTTCTGAAAAATGAAGGAATCATGAATACAAAATCAATCGTTCTGGCTTTGACAGCCATAATAATTATAGTCTCCGGTTGCGCAAAACAACCTTCCCCGGCAACGGATGAGCCTGCGCTTATTACCGATGAAAGCCTCGATGTTTCGAAGCTCGTGGGGCAAAAACCCTTGAGCCTTGCCGGGTTTGTGGAGTATTCCGCTTCTCAGCAGTACTCTTCTTTGGACAGTATATATAACCGTCCGCCGGAGGATCTGTCCGGGAATTATTTTGTGCGTTTGAGCAAAAGCAATGAGATTGTCAATCTTGCAGAAAATGTAACTACATTTGTGCAGAATGGAAATATCCTTGCGTCCGGATTCAAAAATGGAGTTGTCCGCATGTATGGCGGGCGTGGATGCACGGCAGTGCAGGCTGCGGCAAAGCCAGTTAATGCCGTTTCGTGGTTTTCCGGTTCAAACCTGCTGGCTGTCTCGTCCGGTACAAATAAGGTTGTTGAGGTTTTTGATGTTAATCAGTGCGCAAGGGTGCGGGTTCATGATGTGAACAGCACTGTGGATATGTTTTCTCTTTCTCCCCGGGGCAGTTGGCTCGCGTTGATTGATAAAGCCCGCAGGCTTTGGGTTGGACCGGCGACTGGAAAATTGCGCAAGATTGATCGCTTCCCCTATCAGCCTCTTTCGCTGAGTTTCTCCAATGAAGAAGGTATCCTCATGGGGGTTGATGCCACCGGCAAGATGGTCATGTGGAGCCCGCTCAAGTTGACTCGTATCTTTGATCAGAAAATAAAAGGCGGACCTTTCAAGTCCGCGCATGCGGACGGTCCCCGGCTAAATATCGTCACTGAAAAGGATGAACGTTTTCAGTGGGATGTCAGTAGCCGGAGCAAGGCGCCTTATCATGAACAGGAGTATGGTTTTTTTCTTAAAAATGGAGTGCTGTTCTACCTGTCCCCCCGGAAAACATTTTCCAAGAAAGTTTTTTTCAAGCCTGTTTCACTCAGTGTAGAGCGTTCTCCTTCCGGGAAAGCCTACCGGGTCAAGGATATAGATGGGGA is a window of Maridesulfovibrio sp. DNA encoding:
- a CDS encoding ATP-binding protein translates to MKKIYKKFLDYLAGYSGSGNNSRLKAVSWRLPLLATFYILAYVLFDFMAESVARHYIFCIFLVVSSLYFSWRLGGRETMTYVGFFNIFFAFIFSRLLYMTGNFSSKLFLSRSFMTLYVVAIIFMFIMTKRKSPADREKLEREKSIRDERQKRRQLELMVATEKLTDDMITQANMVKDELMVLQNSWKSQIHTIVNDLPKVKERELYHQIVTPFEESIVEHLRDLEKRLSFKPQLIGLDELAVKLTDSIENDKQHSRKRLDLNFDFKKWMDRDEEILVDRYKTWEILLNLIRNSQTAMELHQIELLRQGSEEFKTFKPRLSILADVKGNYARIRITDTGGGVPDDRLQDLFKRAVPSAKRKGKAMGQGTVFVKFFGDNMGFDISARNTENLGSRGLEVTILIPLGTFGPAGAIPATGDK
- a CDS encoding WD40 repeat domain-containing protein produces the protein MNTKSIVLALTAIIIIVSGCAKQPSPATDEPALITDESLDVSKLVGQKPLSLAGFVEYSASQQYSSLDSIYNRPPEDLSGNYFVRLSKSNEIVNLAENVTTFVQNGNILASGFKNGVVRMYGGRGCTAVQAAAKPVNAVSWFSGSNLLAVSSGTNKVVEVFDVNQCARVRVHDVNSTVDMFSLSPRGSWLALIDKARRLWVGPATGKLRKIDRFPYQPLSLSFSNEEGILMGVDATGKMVMWSPLKLTRIFDQKIKGGPFKSAHADGPRLNIVTEKDERFQWDVSSRSKAPYHEQEYGFFLKNGVLFYLSPRKTFSKKVFFKPVSLSVERSPSGKAYRVKDIDGEFRFYSSISGNSLNESPDLADWEKVKLGRNYSFSERGREFSLAVPIAQREFQRLYCRYIPSKGYYLWWEKMLRPDDYFRFRGKLPRRVGIAAESPLDWEPLERDKSDIRD